TGCTTCCCTTACAGGACGTAGGATTAGGATACATCAAACTGGGACAATCCTCTTCCACCCTTTCCGGTGGTGAGAACCAGCGTGTGAAACTGGCATTCTACCTAAGCCAGGAGAAAGCAGACCCGACTATGTTTATCTTCGACGAACCGACTACGGGATTGCACTTCCATGATATTCGTAAATTGTTGGATGCTTTCGATGCACTTATCCGTCGGGGACATAGTATTGTTATTATTGAGCACAATATGGACGTTATCAAATGCGCCGATTATGTGATTGACCTCGGGCCAGAAGGCGGAGATAAAGGGGGAAATATAATAGCGGTAGGTACTCCCGAAGAGGTAGCCGCTTGCGGAGCAAGCTATACGGGGCAGTTTTTGAAAGAAAAACTGAAATAGAAATAATTTATTTCCTAAGATTCGTTGTATCTTAATCTCTCCTCATATATGCAAGGTATTTGTACTCTCCATTTTAAAAAAGAGTGTTCAAAGCCTTGCAATTTACTTCTTTTATCCAAATTGCGTCTTTTACTTCTTGACACAAACAACTAGCCAAACACGCTAATCAATAAACTATCCTTAAACTGATTATATTTTAACGTATCTCATCTTCATCTTATACCAAAGACAAAGGAGAGGAATGTTAAAATAGCAAAAGGCATGCAGTCTTTTTGACTTTTATACATCATATCTATTATAGAATGTCATATAGAACGTAAAACACATGAACCAAAATAAACTCGTAGAGTTATGTAAAAAAGGAGATAAGCAGGCTTTAAGCTGGCTCTACCAAACTTATGCTAATAAGATGACAAAAATCTGCTTTCATTATGTCTCTGACAGGCAAATTGTACAAGACCTTCTGCATGACGGCTTTATTATCATCTTCACTTCTATAGAATCCCTACATTCTCCTGAGAAATTAGAGCACTGGATGGGAACAATTATGAAAAATATATCTTTAAGATATTTGAAACAGTGCAGTTCTGCGTCTACAATCTCTTTAGAAGAGATAGGTGAAGATGAAGCTCCCATCGACACATTTCCCTCTAATGATTTCCCGTCCTACAAAACGATGCTCAAAATGATAGAATCACTTCCGGAAGGCTATAACAAAGTTTTCAAATTAGCTGTATTAGAAGGATTGTCTCACAAAGAAATCGGTCTATTGTTAAATATAGCTCCTCATTCTTCCTCATCGCAATTATCAAGAGCGAAAGAGATATTGCGTAAACTCATCTCCCAATACCGCATTATGATTGGATTACTTATATTATCATCTATTATTTTTATACAAATATGGCTCTATACATCTAAGAAAACTGTTACTACAGAACAAAGTATTGCGACTACACAGAAAGAGAAAAAACAAGAAGTCCAAAGCATCTTAACAAAAGATTCCATAAAAACTATTTTAAATCATGTACCTACTTCTCCTCTGTATGCAAAATCTGAATCTGTAAGAAAGATACCTAAACAAAAGGTTATTTTACAAGACAGTGTTGCAAAAGGAAAAGACAGTATTAAACTCTCTAATCACCAGATAATAGAAAATCAAGATACCAAAAAGCGGAAAGAGTTTTATAGTACCTATACTCCAAAACAACTTTCCAACGATAAAAGAAATTGGTCGTTGGCTTTATCTTATTCAGGTGGAGAAAAACAAATCAACTCTCACAAATCAAGAATCCCCGGTGATATTTCATCCGGACATTCCAAGGAAGTACTGGAAAAATCATATCATCACATTCCTATTACATTATCGCTTTCGTTGCGTAAGAATATAAATGAACATTGGGGCATAGAAACCGGAATTCAATATACATACCTACGTTCTGACTTCACTGTCATTAGCGATTCTTATTTAGAAAAAACACACAAAATCAATTATATAGGAATCCCAATAAAAGGCTCTTTCAATGTATGGAAGCAACGAAGATTCTCTCTATACACTTCCGCAGGAATGACTTTGGATATACCTGTAAGAGCTACTTCAGAAGAAATCACGTCAGAAAATGGGCAAATTATATCTCAAAAGAAGAGTAGCCTATATCCACATTTACAGTGGTCAGCCGATTTTGGCATAGGCATCCAGTATCATATAACTCCCTCTATCGGAATTTATGCAGAACCTAATTTACGATACTACTTTGACAATGGAAGTAGGTTGAATACAATTAGGACTACAAAGCCATTCAATGTGACATTACCGATAGGTATTCGCTTATCCTGGTAAAAAAAACAACGATTACCATGCAGTCTTTCAGGGAATAGTTTATCATAATTATAGTAAGTAATTTCAATTGAATCACTCTTTATATATGAAACTATTATTATGCAAGAGCGTCATAAGAACAGAAATATATATTTCAAAGAATTATCTATAACAAGTAGAAACTACTTTATCCCCTATATCCAAAATTGGCATACAATAGAAGCAGAAATGAATGTGTTGGAAATTGGTTGTGGTGATGGAGGTAACTTGCTTCCTTTCTCGGAAATAGGATGTAATACCATCGGGGTTGATATGGCTAAAAGTCGTATCAAAGACGCAAAAAACTTTTTTAATGAGCTTCATGCAAAAGGTGAATTTATAGCATCAGATATATTTAAGCTAAAGGAATTGGAATCGAATTTTGATATTATTATCTGCCATGATGTATTTGAACATATCACAAAAAAAGAACTGTTTTTGTCTAATCTGAGCAAATATCTGAAACCACAAGGCATTGTCTTTATGTCATTCCCAGCATGGCAAATGCCATTTGGAGGTCACCAACAAATATGCAGAAACCGAATATTTTCCTATCTGCCTTTTATTCATTTATTCCCCGCTTTTATATACCGATTACTTCTAAAAGCCTTCAGAGTGGATACAGATTGTATCAAAGAATTGCTTTCCATCAAAAAGACGAGGGTATCAATAGAATTATTCGAAAGATTAATTAAAAAGACTGATCTAATAATACTAAATAGGCAACTATGGTTCATTAATCCACATTATAAAACAAAGTTCGGGTTATCTCCACATAAATTGAATAATACGATTTCCAGAATACCTTATCTAAGGAATTATGCAAGCACCAGTTGTTTCTATATCTTAAAAGAAAAAGAATAAACTAACAAGACTAAACAAGACATCAATCCCTCTTAATAAGCTTTTACTTACTAAGAGGGAATATATTAAATCTCAATTTATTTACAAGTAAAATCCGAATCCTATCTTAACGCCGAAGCGTGACATATCACCATCATTGAAACGCCATTTATAATAAACGGCAGGCTCGATAGTTACTGTGCGTGAAAGGAAATAAGCATATCCTGCTTCAATACCCAATCCCCAGTCAGTCTGATGCTTGCCGCCACTCCAACGGAAACGGTTCCAGTCCAGTCCGCCACCTAAATAAATACCGGTTTTGTTAAAGTAGAAACGTACCCCCGTACCCAGTGTGTACTCGTCTACCGGTTTCGACCAGTCGGCTCCGGCGTTTACCATCAAGGCAATGCCTTCGGCAAAGAACGTACCGACCTGTGCGCCAAGACCAAATTTTGCTTTATCATTTTTACTATACGAAAAGTCCAATCCTGACAATGAAGGATTAATAATCGTGATTCCTTTCTCAAATTGTGCCTGTGCAGTGAAAGAGACTGCCAATAAGCAAAGAGCTAAAGCTAATTTCTTCATAAACTTACTTTTTTAAGTGAATAGATTGTTCGTCTTTTTTGCGGCGTTCGCGCATTTGTTCCTTTTTACGGAGCACTAACCAAAGAAGGAAGACAATGACATAAGAGACGCCCACTGTCAGAACTTTCTCTGTCAGGCTAACTTCCGTGTTACGCGGCAACAAATAAGCTGCCGTTACTGATACATAAATAAGGAATGCTAACGCAACTCCCGTTGATTTCTTTATTTTCTTCATTCTGATAATTTTCTTGTTTTCTGCTTGCCCAGCCAGACGTAGAACCAAACTGCCGCAATCACTACACACGCTATGCCGATGCCATAGGAGAGTGCATGCGAAAGTCCCAGTCCTTCGGGAGCAATACATATATAAGTTGAACATACACTTGTCATAAACAGTGCCGGTATCAAAGTTATGATATAAGGTTTCCTGGATACCGCCAAGAAAACTGTTATAGCCCACAGGGTAAACACAGCCAAAGTCTGGTTGGCCCAGGCAAAATAACGCCATATCATATTAAATCCGTTCGCATCACGCAAACTGTACAAAAGCAAACCGATAGCTACCACGAACATCGGAATACAGATGTACAAACGACGGCGCATAC
The DNA window shown above is from Bacteroides faecium and carries:
- a CDS encoding sigma-70 family RNA polymerase sigma factor — its product is MNQNKLVELCKKGDKQALSWLYQTYANKMTKICFHYVSDRQIVQDLLHDGFIIIFTSIESLHSPEKLEHWMGTIMKNISLRYLKQCSSASTISLEEIGEDEAPIDTFPSNDFPSYKTMLKMIESLPEGYNKVFKLAVLEGLSHKEIGLLLNIAPHSSSSQLSRAKEILRKLISQYRIMIGLLILSSIIFIQIWLYTSKKTVTTEQSIATTQKEKKQEVQSILTKDSIKTILNHVPTSPLYAKSESVRKIPKQKVILQDSVAKGKDSIKLSNHQIIENQDTKKRKEFYSTYTPKQLSNDKRNWSLALSYSGGEKQINSHKSRIPGDISSGHSKEVLEKSYHHIPITLSLSLRKNINEHWGIETGIQYTYLRSDFTVISDSYLEKTHKINYIGIPIKGSFNVWKQRRFSLYTSAGMTLDIPVRATSEEITSENGQIISQKKSSLYPHLQWSADFGIGIQYHITPSIGIYAEPNLRYYFDNGSRLNTIRTTKPFNVTLPIGIRLSW
- a CDS encoding class I SAM-dependent methyltransferase — protein: MQERHKNRNIYFKELSITSRNYFIPYIQNWHTIEAEMNVLEIGCGDGGNLLPFSEIGCNTIGVDMAKSRIKDAKNFFNELHAKGEFIASDIFKLKELESNFDIIICHDVFEHITKKELFLSNLSKYLKPQGIVFMSFPAWQMPFGGHQQICRNRIFSYLPFIHLFPAFIYRLLLKAFRVDTDCIKELLSIKKTRVSIELFERLIKKTDLIILNRQLWFINPHYKTKFGLSPHKLNNTISRIPYLRNYASTSCFYILKEKE
- a CDS encoding outer membrane beta-barrel protein produces the protein MKKLALALCLLAVSFTAQAQFEKGITIINPSLSGLDFSYSKNDKAKFGLGAQVGTFFAEGIALMVNAGADWSKPVDEYTLGTGVRFYFNKTGIYLGGGLDWNRFRWSGGKHQTDWGLGIEAGYAYFLSRTVTIEPAVYYKWRFNDGDMSRFGVKIGFGFYL